A genomic segment from Amphiura filiformis chromosome 10, Afil_fr2py, whole genome shotgun sequence encodes:
- the LOC140162466 gene encoding transcription elongation regulator 1-like, which yields MADDAGKELENGTENDSSAEQNEAQLGSANDDSKPDYVPDRGGRGRFQGLGYRGPPPPHHRFRGPPGGMPPMGRGPFPPFRGGPPMRGPPPPHRMPRGMPPYDPNMPQGPPLGGLLPPPFNMPPNMQGRPPLLPPPGMGMPPPLMPPPMGMPPTSTPAVPPPNDVAAIVSDPNQDFWVENTTPQGKTYFYHAKTRESKWTKPENVKVVKQSDLQAYAAAAGVATATTTATATTTGASTASATSTTTQAAADGASQGDSAAAVTTTSSETIATATPIETATTTIPTTTSTPSAAITTSVNTPTQSQPSMPNSNMLPPPTSNNPMFNRPPMGNRPPMGGPPGLMGMPPFGMMPPNFPRLPGMPPMPFPGGPGMMPGMPPGIPPGLFPPSGFPGGFPRLPFMGVPGGAGPKSEWSEFKTADGRPYYYNSRTMQSTWEKPKELVESEQNDAAKENGKTEAKDKDERAVKETKEEETKTNEDKDDAMEIDDEGEEDKKEPKKEEPKVEEKKEEIETKKEETVDKSKPIATKPVPGTPWCCVWTGDERVFFFNPSTRQSLWERPEELFGRADVDRMILEPPPINDKEEEKEAKKRPEESTVEEKQQDQQQQPKAKKKKKEKEKTVIDEEKEAAIAAEVKAARERALVPLEIRMKQFKDMLLERGVSAFSTWEKELHKIVFDHRYLLLNPKERKQVFENFVKSRAEDERKERAGKLKQDKENFRALMQDAKLSPKTTFSEFAQKYGKDSRFKSIDKMREREGLFNEYMLQVRKNAKEEASMRAEKLKVDFFAMLEERDDIDKHSRWSKIKDKMHKDSRYKAVDHSSQREDWFREYVETKAKLDSGIDVEKEKRIQASIREREKEVQRTRDEQQRELERERGQYKKEEAIQHFKALLADLVRDSDAVWRDTRRQLRRDHRWELASLLERDEKEKLFTHHTDALAKKKKDQFKELLDETDGVTLTSQWKEVRKLIKEDPRFTKFSSSDRRREREFTEYLKEKYVTAKADFKNLLMETKFITFKSRQMIQESDQHMKDIEKILEKDKRYLILDSIPNERMDMILEHCKDLSRKGPPPPPTASEPSRRSIMK from the exons GTGGTCCATTCCCTCCATTCAGGGGTGGTCCACCCATGAGAGGCCCACCACCCCCTCACAGGATGCCGCGTGGTATGCCACCCTATGATCCCAACATGCCACAAGGTCCACCGCTGGGAGGGCTACTACCGCCACCATTCAACATGCCTCCTAATATGCAAGGG AGACCACCTCTTCTACCACCACCTGGTATGGGTATGCCTCCACCGTTGATGCCACCGCCTATGGGGATGCCCCCAACCAGTACCCCAGCAGTACCACCACCCAATGATGTAGCAGCCATTGTGTCGGATCCAAATCAGGACTTCTGGGTGGAAAATACAACCCCGCAAGGAAAG ACATACTTCTACCATGCTAAAACCAGAGAATCTAAATGGACAAAACCAGAGAATGTCAAAGTCGTCAAACAGTCTGACCTCCAAGCTTACGCAGCTGCAGCAGGTGTTGCCACGGCAACGACAACAGCGACAGCAACCACGACTGGGGCATCTACAGCATCGGCAACATCAACGACGACACAGGCAGCTGCTGATGGTGCTTCACAGGGTGACAGCGCTGCTGCAGTGACTACGACATCAAGTGAAACCATTGCAACTG ccacacCAATAGAAACAGCTACAACAACCATTCCAACAACTACCAGTACTCCCTCTGCTGCCATTACAACAAGTGTGAATACTCCTACTCAATCACAACCATCGATGCCTAACAGTAACATGCTACCACCACCTACATCTAATAACCCAATGTTTAACAGACCCCCCATGGGAAATAGACCCCCCATGGGTGGCCCCCCTGGGTTGATGGGAATGCCGCCATTTGGTATGATGCCACCAAACTTTCCACGACTACCGGGAATGCCGCCAATGCCCTTTCCAGGAGGTCCAG GTATGATGCCTGGAATGCCTCCTGGTATTCCACCAGGTCTATTCCCTCCCTCTGGATTCCCTGGTGGTTTCCCAAGGCTGCCATTTATGGGTGTGCCAGGAGGTGCAGGTCCTAAGAGCGAATGGTCAGAATTTAAGACCGCTGATGGTAGACCATATTATTACAACTCAAGGACGATGCAATCCACGTGGGAGAAGCCAAAAGAACTAGTGGAGTCCGAACAGAATGATGCTG CCAAGGAAAACGGCAAGACAGAAGCAAAAGATAAAGACGAGAGAGCTGTCAAAGAAACAAAAGAGGAAGAGACTAAGACTAACGAGGACAAAGATGATGCGATGGAAATCGACGACGAAGGAGAGGAAGACAAAAAAGAGCCAAAGAAAGAAGAGCCAAAG GTTGAAGAGAAGAAGGAGGAAATTGAAACTAAGAAGGAAGAGACTGTGGACAAGTCTAAGCCGATAGCAACCAAACCTGTCCCTGGAACCCCATG GTGCTGTGTGTGGACAGGTGATGAGAGGGTGTTCTTTTTCAATCCCAGCACAAGACAATCATTATGGGAAAGACCAGAGGAGTTATTTGGACGTGCTGATGTGGATAGGATGATCCTGGAGCCGCCACCTATCAATGACAAGGAGGAAGAGAAAG AAGCTAAGAAGAGACCAGAAGAATCCACTGTGGAAGAGAAACAGCAGGACCAACAACAACAGCCCAaggccaagaagaagaagaaagaaaaggagaaaaCGGTTATAGATGAAGAAAAGGAAGCTGCTATCGCTGCCGAAGTCAAGGCTGCTCGAGAGAGGGCGCTTGTCCCACTGGAGATAAGAATGAAGCAGTTTAAAGACATGTTACTTGAGCGAGGG GTTTCAGCGTTCTCAACATGGGAGAAGGAACTTCACAAGATTGTCTTTGATCACCGATACCTACTACTCAACCCCAAGGAGCGGAAACAGGTGTTTGAGAACTTTGTCAAGTCTCGTGCCGAGGACGAGAGGAAAGAGAGAGCTGGCAAACTGAAACAGGACAAAGAGAACTTCAGGGCCCTCATGCAAGATGCTAAACTCAGTCCTAA AACCACCTTCAGCGAATTCGCACAGAAATACGGCAAAGATTCACGATTTAAATCTATTGATAAGATGCGTGAACGCGAGGGCCTATTCAACGAGTATATGCTACAAGTTCGTAAGAACGCTAAAGAAGAAGCGTCAATGAGGGCGGAGAAG CTTAAAGTGGATTTTTTTGCGATGTTGGAAGAGCGAGATGATATCGACAAACATTCAAGATGGAGCAAGATTAAAGATAAGATGCACAAGGATTCACGGTATAAAGCAGTAGATCACAGCTCACAGAGGGAAGACTGGTTTAGAGAATATGTAGAGACCAAAGCTAAG CTGGACAGTGGGATAGACGTAGAGAAAGAGAAACGTATTCAAGCCAGTATCAGAGAACGCGAGAAGGAAGTCCAGCGAACAAGAGATGAACAACAGAGGGAGCTAGAACGAGAACGAGGGCAGTATAAGAAAGAAGAAGCTATTCAACACTTCAAAGCATTGCTGGCTGACCTG GTGCGAGATTCTGACGCAGTCTGGCGCGACACAAGACGCCAGCTACGGCGGGATCACAGATGGGAGTTAGCCAGCCTTCTTGAGAGAGATGAAAAAGAGAAACTGTTTACGCATCACACCGATGCACTGGCTAAGAAGAAAAAGGACCAATTCAAAGAATTACTGGATGAAACTGATGGG GTCACATTAACATCACAATGGAAAGAAGTAAGGAAGCTCATCAAAGAGGACCCAAGATTTACCAAATTCTCATCTAGTGACAGG AGACGTGAACGGGAATTTACAGAATACTTGAAAGAGAAATATGTGACAGCCAAGGCCGATTTTAAGAACTTATTGATGGAAACTAAGTTTATTACATTCAA GTCCCGGCAGATGATCCAGGAATCCGATCAGCATATGAAGGACATTGAGAAGATTCTTGAGAAAGACAAGCGCTATCTTATACTCGATTCAATCCCTAATGAACGTATGGATATGATCCTGGAACATTGCAAAGACTTGAGCCGCAAAGGACCACCACCTCCACCAACGGCTTCTGAACCTTCCAGAAGAAGTATTATGAAATAA